A region from the Falco peregrinus isolate bFalPer1 chromosome 19, bFalPer1.pri, whole genome shotgun sequence genome encodes:
- the LOC101917955 gene encoding LOW QUALITY PROTEIN: nuclear receptor subfamily 2 group F member 5 (The sequence of the model RefSeq protein was modified relative to this genomic sequence to represent the inferred CDS: deleted 3 bases in 3 codons) — protein MALAAGPWPEPLPPPPPPVAGAAGGDGGVPGVWGQGQREALRAGHLRGLQELLQALGATQPLLQLPGGAATAPWTSTTATSASTAGSASACVSACAGKPCSEGRMAHAPSSPGQYPMVPGDPYGGHGYLSGFISLLLRAEPYPPARYGTQCLQPSGVVGIESICELAARLLFSAIEWAKGIPFFPDLQLSDQVALLRLGWSELFVLNAAQSALPLHAAPLLAAAGLHAAPMAAEHVVAFMDHIRLFQEQVEKLKALHVDAAEYACLKAVALFSPDAVGLSDPGQVAGLQEKSQCALEEHVRRQHPSQPSRFGRLLLRLPALRSVSAPGIQQLFFSRLVGKTPIETLIRDMLLAGATLNWPYGPMQ, from the exons ATGGCTCTGGCAGCGGGGCCGTGGCCGgagcctcttcctcctcctcctcctccggtGGCGGGAGCAGCGGGGGGCGACGGGGGGGTGCCTGGTGTGTGGGGACAAGGCCAGCGGGAAGCACTACGGGCAGGTCACCTGCGAGGGCTGCAAGAGCTTCTTCAAGCGCTCGGTGCGACGCAACCTCTCCTACAGCTGCCGGGGGGGGCCGCGACTGCCCCGTGGACCAGCACCACCGCAACCAGTGCCAGTACTGCCGGCTCCGCAAGTGCCTGCGTGTCGGCATGCGCCgggaag CCGTGCAGCGAGGGCCGCATGGCTCACGCCCCGAGCAGCCCCGGCCAGTACCCCATGGTCCCCGGCGACCCCTACGGTGGCCACGGCTACTTAAGCGGCTTCATCTCATTGCTGCTC CGCGCCGAACCGTAC CCCCCGGCTCGCTACGGCACCCAGTGCTTGCAGCCCAGCGGCGTGGTGGGCATCGAGAGCATCTGCGAACTGGCCGCGCGGCTCCTCTTCAGTGCCATCGAGTGGGCCAAGGGCATCCCCTTCTTCCCGGACTTGCAGCTCTCGGATCAAGTGGCCTTGCTGCGGCTGGGCTGGAGCGAGCTGTTCGTGCTGAACGCGGCGCAGTCGGCGTTGCCGTTGCACGCCGCCCCGTTGCTGGCCGCCGCTGGGCTGCACGCCGCCCCCATGGCCGCGGAGCACGTGGTGGCCTTCATGGACCACATCCGCCTCTTCCAGGAGCAGGTGGAGAAGCTGAAGGCGCTGCACGTCGACGCCGCCGAGTACGCCTGCCTCAAGGCCGTGGCCCTCTTCTCCCCCG ACGCGGTGGGGCTGTCGGACCCGGGGCAGGTGGCCGGCCTGCAGGAGAAGTCGCAGTGCGCGCTGGAGGAGCACGTGCGGCGGCAgcaccccagccagcccagccgcTTCGGGCGCCTGCTGCTGCGCCTGCCCGCCCTGCGCAGCGTCTCCGCC CCCGGCATCCAGCAGCTCTTCTTCAGCCGCCTGGTGGGCAAGACCCCCATCGAGACCCTCATCCGCGACATGCTGCTCGCCGGTGCCACCCTCAACTGGCCCTACGGCCCCATGCAGTGA
- the BOLA1 gene encoding LOW QUALITY PROTEIN: bolA-like protein 1 (The sequence of the model RefSeq protein was modified relative to this genomic sequence to represent the inferred CDS: deleted 1 base in 1 codon): MAEGPLARAIRAKLDAALQPTHLQVLDESPRHGGPPGAESHFRVVVVSERFAGLPPLQRHRLVHAALDTELAGPLHALAIVARTPQQWQQDPPRPPPPPLPGGGLSRSIPPAGSGGHPRDQ, encoded by the exons ATGGCTGAGGGCCCCCTGGCCCGCGCCATCCGCGCCAAGCTGGATGcggccctgcagcccacccACCTGCAGGTGCTGGACGAGAGCCCCCGCCACGGCGGCCCCCCCGGTGCCGAGAGCCACTTC CGGGTGGTGGTGGTCAGCGAGCGCTTCGCCGGGCTCCCCCCGCTGCAGCGGCATCGCCTGGTCCACGCGGCGCTGGACACCGAGCTGGCCGGCCCCCTGCACGCCCTCGCCATCGTCGCCAGGACCCCCCAGCAATGGCAGCAGGACCCCCCacgtccccccccgccccccttgCCTGGGGGGGGTCTAAGCAGGAGCATCccgccggcggggagcggggggcacCCCCGTGATCAGTGA
- the LOC129782909 gene encoding uncharacterized protein LOC129782909 codes for MGRVAAPCLSFPIRKDRARSAGERGGGVYLHTPPPRRIGGVCVHLGVHGLLGCKTPPWGVQHLGRHSTLGCVARGGAQQFGVCSNLGCTCCMAGCTAIRGAEQLFGVHSTPRRAAWRGAQPWFGVHSNLGCTTLRSAPTSRSRTPRGCTAFWGAQHLKAQHPVGCTAPWGAQRLGLWGVSGCTTPRGAWHQGGAGPFGVHGASACAAPRGAEPVSEHSTPGCCRPLAPQGATAPTLCLILGCSRAPPCTRHCPPPAGCPKASPMGCCQPSCIHLGAWWGLTQNRPPPPPWMGGGGWGGGHCCVLGCRWGWGLPKLPFIFIFKLVFKGVGFFFFLGVLVQAGGAPCTPSRPQLPSPTPPFPPPSPEHKTTSGLQSTKQRPDAHHPAAVSKLPPRERLFFGVQEGGCAFEIK; via the exons ATGGGGCGGGTGGCGgctccgtgcctcagtttccccatccgGAAGGACAGGGCAAGGTCGGCAGGTGAAAGGGGAGGGGGTGTCTATctgcacaccccccccccaaggaGAAtcgggggggtgtgtgtgcaccTTGGGGTGCATGGCCTTTTGGGGTGCAAGACCCCCCCTTGGGGCGTACAGCACctgggcaggcacagcaccctggggtgcgTGGCTCGGGGGGGTGCACAGCAATTCGGGGTGTGCAGCAATTTGGGGTGCACATGCTGCATGGCGGGGTGCACAGCAATTCGGGGTGCAGAGCAATTATTTGGGGTGCACAGCACACCGAGGCGCGCTGCATGGCGGGGTGCACAGCCATGGTTTGGGGTGCACAGCAATTTGGGGTGCACAACCCTTCGGAGTGCACCAACCTCCCGCAGCAGAACCCCTCGGGGTTGCACGGCCTTTTGGGGTGCCCAGCACCTTAAAGCACAGCACCCCGTGGGGTGCACAGCACCTTGGGGTGCACAGCGCCTCGGTTTGTGGGGCGTTTCGGGGTGCACGACGCCTCGGGGCGCATGGCACCAGGGGGGTGCAGGGCCTTTTGGGGTGCACGGTGCTTCAGCATGTGCGGCACCCCGGGGTGCTGAGCCCGTCAGCGAGCACAGCACCCCGGGGTGCTGCCGGCCCCTTGCCCCCCAGGGTGCAACAGCCCCCACTCTTTGTCTAATTTTGGGGTGCAGCCGGGCCCCCCCCTGTaccaggcactgcccccccccagctgggtGCCCCAAGGCGTCACCCatggggtgctgccagccttCGTGCATCCACTTGGGTGCCTGGTGGGGGCTGACCCAgaaccgccccccccccccgccttggatgggggggggggggtggggggggggccACTGCTGCGTTTTGGGGtgcaggtgggggtggggtcTCCCAAAactgccatttatttttatttttaagctcgTTTTTaaaggtgtgggttttttttttttcttaggggTGCTGGTGCAGGCGGGGGGTGCTCCTTGCACCCCCTCCCGCCCCCAactcccttcccccacccccccttttcccccccccagcccagagcaCAAAACCACCAGCGGTTtgcaaagcacaaagcagcGCCCAGATgca CATCACCCGGCCGCCGTTTCCAAGCTGCCCCCGAGGGAGCGTTTATTTTTtggggtgcaggagggaggaTGCGCCTTCGAAATTAAATGA
- the OTUD7B gene encoding OTU domain-containing protein 7B isoform X2: MPICTFQLPDLTVYTEDFRSFIERDLIEQSMLVALEQAGRLNWWANVDPSCQRLLPLATTGDGNCLLHAASLGMWGFHDRDLMLRKSLYTLMDKGVEREALKRRWRWQQTQQNKESGLVYTEEEWQKEWNELIKLASSEPRVHYGTNGGGCGGVESSEEPVYESLEEFHVFVLAHVLKRPIVVVADTMLRDSGGEAFAPIPFGGIYLPLEVPANKCHRSPLVLAYDQAHFSALVSMEQKETTKDQAVIPLTDSEHKLLPVHFAVDPGKDWQWGKDDSDNVKLASVTLSLEAKLHLLHSYMNVKWITLPCDTQAPLAQPESPTASAGDDARSAVESGESDKESVCSSSASNGGGRACKDKEKPKKDREKEKEKDKKRADSVANKLGSFGKTLGSKLKKNMGGLMHPKTMKGGVSNGQGDTLEKKKKGSLKSRKGSKEESSQGDLSAPVEKSCPGKAPPEKPSDPYKYSNDVRLSLSILRAAMQGERKFIFAGHLKTSNRHQYQEEMIQRYLLDAEERFLAEQKQKEVEKKALGSAAPAKKPEPEASAHKGEEAMLGPAYPPPPPAYPLQTPDLAVGAKITAFPSGYSGVFTFPRPSLVSGGEGSHPPGYPDGRRQVAGGSCLPPYATLPRHCPQARANPHQSSPPQLGRFSPTDMDIHPSLPVGSACLPPHSNGYRDPPEQDSAQKGTSADKNKSRLLYNVQQTKCKQPNCSFYGHPETGNFCSCCYKEELKRKEREAVGHRF; the protein is encoded by the exons GTCGGCTGAACTGGTGGGCGAACGTGGATCCCAGTTGCCAGCGGCTGCTTCCACTGGCCACCACCGGCGACGGGAACTGCCTGCTCCACGCCGCCTCCCTGG GTATGTGGGGTTTCCACGACCGAGATCTCATGCTTCGCAAATCCCTTTACACCCTGATGGATAAAGGCGTGGAGAGGGAAGCCCTGAAGCGGAGGTGGCGCTGGCAGCAGACACAGCAGAACAAGGAG tctggTCTCGTCTACACCGAAGAGGAGTGGCAGAAGGAGTGGAACGAGCTGATCAAGCTGGCATCCAGCGAGCCTCGCGTGCACTACGGCACCAacggcggcggctgcggggg CGTTGAAAGCTCGGAGGAGCCGGTGTACGAGAGCCTGGAGGAGTTCCACGTCTTTGTCCTCGCCCACGTGCTGAAGCGACCCATCGTGGTGGTGGCGGACACGATGCTGCGGGACTCGGGGGGAGAAG CCTTTGCCCCTATTCCCTTTGGAGGGATCTACCTTCCCCTGGAGGTACCAGCCAACAAATGCCACCGTTCTCCGCTGGTCCTGGCATACGACCAAGCCCATTTCTCTGCCCTGGTGTCCATGGAGCAGAAGGAAACCACGAAAGATCAAG ccgTGATCCCCCTGACGGACTCGGAGCACAAGCTGCTCCCCGTGCACTTCGCCGTGGATCCGGGGAAGGACTGGCAGTGGGGGAAGGACGACAGCGACAACGTCAAGCTGGCCAG TGTGACGTTATCGCTGGAAGCGAAGCTGCACTTGCTGCACAGCTACATGAATGTGAAATGGATCACGTTGCCTTGTGACACGCAG gCGCCTCTGGCCCAGCCGGAATCCCCTACAGCCTCCGCGGGCGACGATGCTCGTTCAGCTGTGGAGTCGGGCGAGTCGGACAAGGAGTCGGTCTGCAGCAGTTCGGCAAGCAACGGCGGCGGCAGGGCTTGCAAGGACAAAGAGAAACCAAAGAAAGACcgagaaaaagagaaggaaaaagataaaaaacgGGCAGACTCGGTTGCCAACAAGCTGGGCAGCTTTGGCAAGACTTTGGGAAGCAAGCTAAAAAAGAACATGGGCGGCTTGATGCACCCCAAGACGATGAAGGGAGGCGTGAGCAATGGGCAGGGAGACACcctggagaagaagaagaaaggatcCTTGAAGTCaaggaaaggcagcaaagaGGAATCTTCCCAAGGAGACTTGTCAGCTCCTGTGGAGAAGAGCTGCCCGGGTAAAGCACCCCCCGAAAAGCCGTCGGACCCCTACAAGTACAGCAACGACGTCCGGCTGAGCCTGAGCATCCTGCGCGCTGCCATGCAGGGGGAGCGCAAGTTCATCTTCGCCGGCCACCTCAAGACCAGCAACCGGCACCAGTACCAGGAGGAGATGATCCAGAGGTACCTCCTGGATGCCGAGGAACGCTTCCTGGCCgagcagaaacaaaaggaggtgGAAAAGAAGGCGCTGGGGAGCGCTGCCCCTGCCAAGAAGCCGGAGCCCGAGGCGAGCGCCCACAAGGGCGAGGAAGCGATGCTCGGCCCCGCTtaccccccgcctccccccgcctACCCCCTCCAGACCCCGGATCTGGCCGTCGGCGCTAAAATAACGGCTTTTCCCTCCGGCTATTCGGGCGTTTTCACCTTTCCCAGACCCTCCCTGGTCAGCGGGGGGGAGGGCTCGCACCCCCCCGGCTACCCAGATGGCCGGCGGCAGGTAGCCGGGGggtcctgccttcctccctACGCCACCTTACCCCGGCACTGCCCCCAGGCGCGGGCGAACCCCCACCAAAGcagccccccccagctggggaggtTCTCCCCCACGGACATGGACATCCATCCCAGCCTCCCGGTGGGCTCAGCCTGCCTCCCCCCGCACAGCAACGGCTACAGGGACCCCCCGGAGCAGGACAGCGCGCAGAAAGGGACGTCGGcggataaaaataaaagccgGCTGCTTTATAACGTGCAGCAGACCAAATGCAAGCAGCCGAACTGCAGTTTTTATGGACATCCAGAAACTGGGaatttctgctcctgctgttaCAAGGAGGAGCTGAAGCGCAAGGAGCGGGAGGCTGTGGGGCACAGGTTCTGA
- the MTMR11 gene encoding LOW QUALITY PROTEIN: myotubularin-related protein 11 (The sequence of the model RefSeq protein was modified relative to this genomic sequence to represent the inferred CDS: deleted 3 bases in 3 codons) → MSRRRRRRPAFPGLPGELVLEEAAGARPRSADTDGPGPGPGTLLCTNRRLAFLPARPPGARAFLPSEYDVALPCICELVAASSFAKPKVLTATSTLKFIPEELAVFCRDFRLLRFYFQENGLAPQAFRVANAIAQAREAAGWGGDDEGRGGCSCPTEDEGRLEEEEDENEEEEEEEEEEEEGSAATLLFESLRDWEKELKRLGAAGWRVSAVNERFDMAPSLPRYLWVPSGLLDHDLKRTFAHFEEHRVPRLCWHHPGGSDLLRAAGFHAASEPSSEDMRCLEALLLGGRGPCVLADTAELPTLADIQLAHLKLRALCLPGAAAEEKWLSALEGTRWLDHVRTCLRKAVEVVSLLAGRRCSVLLQEPSDRDLNCLLSSLVQLLGDPHSRTLPGFQSLVQREWVAAGHPFPHRLGLLRRDTPRQEAPVFLLFLDCTWQLVRQFPAAFGFTETFLLALHDSSFAPHFSTFLFTCQRQRGRGGPHRPCSQTYTPVTGWRDPPVGARRGGRGGSGAGGLPTVWDWGLRYSRQQRARFWNPAGATGAVGPPDAGDPRNPGGPTDSWPGLGAGTVWALAKGTLSPQALPWRSGPVPLRQEVRPGGRTTAFGFLNALCKLAAVLGISIFTSFVGITKAVPILLASAALALGSSLALKLPETRGQVLQ, encoded by the exons AtgagccgccgccgccgccgccgcccggcctTCCCCGGCCTCCCAG gggagctggtgctggaggaggcggcgggggcccggccccgcagcgcgGACACCgacggccccggccccggccccgggacGCTGCTGTGCACCAACCGCCGCCTGGCCTTCCTGCCCGCCCGG ccccccggTGCCCGAGCCTTCCTCCCCAGCGAGTACGACGTGGCGCTGCCCTGCATCTGCGAGCTGGTGGCAG ccagcagctttgCCAAGCCCAAGGTGCTGACGGCCACCTCCACCCTCAAGTTCATCCCTGAGGAACTGGCCGTCTTCTGCCGGGATTTCCGCCTGCTCCGCTTCTACTTCCAGGAAAACGGGTTGGCTCCGCAGGCATTTCGG GTGGCCAACGCCATCGCCCAGGCGCGGGAGGCGGCG GGCTGGGGGGGTGACGATGAGGGACGTggtggctgctcctgccccaccgAAGATGAAGGccggctggaggaggaggaggatgagaatgaggaggaggaggaggaggaggaggaggaggaggaaggctcgGCTGCCACGCTGCTCTTCGAGAGCCTGCGCGACTGGGAGAAGGAGCTGAAGCGCCTGGGTGCCGCGGGCTGGAGGGTCAGCGCCGTCAACGAGCGCTTTGACATGGCCCCCAG CCTCCCCCGGTACCTGTGGGTGCCCAGCGGGCTCCTGGACCACGACCTCAAGCGGACCTTCGCCCACTTCGAGGAGCACCGGGTGCCT CGCCTGTGCTGGCACCACCCGGGCGGCAGTGACCTGCTGAGAGCCGCCGGCTTCCACGCGGCCTCGGAACCGAGCAGCGAGGACATGAG GTGCCTggaggctctgctgctggggggccgggggcccTGCGTGCTGGCCGACACCGCCGAGCTGCCCACCCTGGCCGACATCCAGCTCGCCCACCTCAAGCTGCGGGCGCTCTGCCTGCCCg GCGCGGCGGCAGAGGAGAAGTGGCTGTCGGCGCTGGAGGGGACGCGCTGGCTGGACCACGTGCG CACTTGCTTGAGAAAAGCCGTGGAGGTGGTGTCGCTGCTGGCGGGGAGACGCTGCTCCGTCCTCCTGCAAG AGCCGTCGGACCGGGACCTGAACTGCCTGCTGTCCTCGctggtgcagctgctg ggggacCCCCACTCCCGCACCCTTCCCGGCTTCCAGAGCCTGGTGCAGCGGGAGTGGGTGGCCGCCGGGCACCCCTTCCCCCACCGCCTGGGGCTGCTGCGCCGCGACACCCCCCGGCAGGAG gcccccgttttcctgctgttcctgGACTGCACGTGGCAGCTGGTGCGGCAGTTCCCGGCGGCGTTCGGCTTCACCGAGACCTTCCTGCTGGCCCTCCACGACAGCAGCTTCGCCCCGCACTTCAGCACCTTCCTCTTCACCTGCCAGCGgcagcggggccgcggcggcccg caccGGCCCTGCAGCCAGACCTACACGCCGGTGACCGGCTGGCGGGACCCCCCGGTGGGGGCgaggcgggggggccgggggggcagcGGTGCCGGGGGGCTGCCCACCGTCTGGGACTGGGGGCTGCGCTACAGCCGGCAGCAGCGGGCCCGATTCTGGAACCCGGCGGGTGCTACCGGCGCCGTGGGA CCCCCTGACGCTGGAGACCCCCGGAACCCAGGCGGG CCCACCGACTCCTGGCCGGGTCTGGGGGCCGGCACCGTGTGGGCACTGGCCAAGGGGACCCTGTCACCCCAAGCCCTTCCCTGGCGGAGCGGCC CTGTACCCCTCCGACAAGAGGTGCGCCCCGGGGGGAG GACGACGGCCTTCGGCTTCCTGAACGCGCTGTGCAAGCTGGCGGCGGTGCTGGGCATCAGCATCTTCACGTCCTTCGTGGGCATCACCAAGGCGGTGCCCATCCTGCTGGCCTCGGCCGCGCTGGCGCTCGGCAGCTCCCTCGCCTTGAAACTGCCGGAGACTCGGGGGCAAGTCCTGCAGTGA